The Daucus carota subsp. sativus chromosome 9, DH1 v3.0, whole genome shotgun sequence genome window below encodes:
- the LOC108201391 gene encoding LOW QUALITY PROTEIN: beta-amyrin 6-beta-monooxygenase (The sequence of the model RefSeq protein was modified relative to this genomic sequence to represent the inferred CDS: substituted 1 base at 1 genomic stop codon): MKYSXNVACESLRLAPPGQGAFREAVTDFTFAGFTIPKGWKTFWMVHTTHKNPKYFADPETFDPSRFQGSGPAPYTFVPFGGGPRMCPGKEYARLEILVFMYNVVTRFKLEKLNPQEKIVFHASTVPMEGLPIRLIPHQT; this comes from the exons ATGAAATACTCATGAAATGTGGCGTGCGAATCTTTAAGGCTGGCACCGCCTGGCCAAGGTGCCTTCAGAGAGGCTGTCACTGATTTTACGTTTGCTGGTTTTACCATTCCCAAAGGATGGAAG ACATTTTGGATGGTGCATACAACACACAAGAATCCAAAGTACTTTGCGGATCCAGAAACATTTGACCCTTCAAGATTTCAAGGGAGCGGACCTGCTCCATACACTTTTGTACCTTTCGGGGGAGGACCTAGAATGTGTCCTGGCAAAGAGTATGCTCGACTTGAAATACTAGTGTTTATGTACAACGTTGTAACCAGATTCAAATTGGAGAAACTGAATCCCCAAGAAAAGATAGTCTTCCATGCCTCCACTGTCCCGATGGAAGGTCTGCCAATTCGCCTCATTCCTCACCAAACATAA